The genomic segment ATTAGCTGTGAAAGTGACAGAAGGGAAAGAAGGGAGGGGTCCGtgacaatgggggggggggggggggggcttgaacgCAGAGAAGGAAAGAATGACAGCAGTGCACATGACAGGTACCAAGATGTAAAGTTAAAAAGTACTCATCTGatgtttttccaattttttgctgttttttgggtggggaaTCTGTGGACACCATCAAGATGGTCAAAATCAACCCATCCAACTatcttttttacttttcaaaatgaTACATTTCAAGATAGAGTTGAACTCAAAagtaatatttcattcattagtcctattttttccccctaaaaacatgaatgaaaatatgcacCGGCTAGCCTCTCCAATCGGCACAATGTATTACGATCGCTGACTTCAAATGATAATGCTCAATTTTGGCATGTGCGACAGAGATACAGTATTCCTTCACCAGTGTGTGTAGCATTAGGGAGAgctgttttgaatattttgcgTATCCTGTTTCACTACATGCAAGGCCCAATGTGTAACAACAGCTCAGTTCCAGCAGAACAAGAAACATAAACCTCTCTGACAGTGTCAGTCAAACCTGATGATATTTTTTTAGGTACCGGCAGGTCTTTTCTGTAAAGGATCTCATTTTCGGGTGCACCCAATACTGTGGCCAGTAAGTGGCATGAGGCCAAACTCGGCGGCATTACCCTATTGCGTACTAAAGTGAAAGATACCCATCGTCGTCATCTTAAAAGATGCAGAGGGAGTACCAACTGAGTAACCATGGGGAGCGGAACACAAAAGGGTGTGGCGTGGGAATGTCCCCTAGAGGTCAGGAGTGAGGCTGAAGAGGTCAGAGGTCGGAGACAGCTGGACAGCACACAAGAGGAAAGGAGGGTGAGAAAAGACGGTGAGGGGTTGGGATGGTCCACAAACGGACGAAGTGGACCCAATGGGACATTAACATTGAACTGATGGGAGACTCGACGGCCAGCGCCTATTAACAGAGAAGCAAAGCTGTGACACACTCATGCGTAATGGGCCGTGGTAATCGACAGATGACAAGAAGCTCATTGGGGATGCAAAAAGCAGCCTTCTAAAAGCAGTGTGCGATTACAAGGTTGTTGGGATTATCTGAAATGACGCCTAACTCCCATTTACTATAATTTGGAATAGAGATGTAAAATTCATAAAACGCTCAACTCCAAAGTGAAGGCTGTATTGGAGTTTTTCTCCATTGGTTTGGCTTATTTTTTGAAATCGAAATGACATTCTCAAAATTAATGTGGACAAATGCCCAAACCACCTTGCAATCGTTCACAACAACATGGCATTTCTCATTGATGTCATCATATTGCAAAAGTACATATCACAAGTGTCTCTGTCCATCTTAGCAAATGGTTATGTACAAGTAGCCTACAGTTAGCACAATGAACCCACATTTATCACATTTTCTCAATAAACTTTGTTATGTAGTAGATTCTCCGTCTGATGCTTGTTTTCTCCAAACATGCCAGCATGATCTCATTTTGTAAGTCATCATATGCACAATAGTTTGTTCACTTGTCAAAGTTAATCAAGAAAATAATACTCTCAACACCTTATATGAGTTATTTGTTACATTTGATACATTTATGACAATAATTGACAGTCAGGGGAACATTTCGGCATTTTGACTTGCAGTGCTTACAGAATGCCAATGGCCCGATACATTAATGAGAAATGAGAAAGCAGTTCAGTTTTCACACGTGGGTAAACTGTTTTGGGAGAGAtaggagttttttttccaagatatgAGTCAAGCCAATGGAGGAGGAAAATAGAtaccaatatatatttttttctatttgcggGATGAGCAACTGATTAATTGATTAAGATATTTTCTTTCACAAACCcaagaaaatcatgaaaaaatgtttagaaaaatTCACTCTATTTTCCACAAATAACggcaggggttggggggggggggtaacctgGAAACTacccatatttttttaaaaatagaaacgcattgtaaaaatgaaaatgcgtgTGTGCTTAATTGTGAGTATATATATCTACAGATATattgcactgatgaaaaatggtgtcccccgccaacatttaaattgtttcccATCCCTGTTTTGTGTTATCATAAGTGGTTTTCTGTGCTATTTGTCATTGTTCTGCTGATAAGGAAGCATGTCACGTCCATTTTGAACAAAGCAAGTGAAGTCAGAAAACGATTGCCAGAGGTATCAATTGCCATGATATCTTAGTCCTGTATAGCAATGTGGTATCCCTAAAGAAACAGAAATCACACGGTTACATTACGTAATTCTTTGATAACGTCTCACTAGTGTTCTTTTTCTTACCTGTTGTTAAGGTTGATGTCTCTCTCAGTGCGGAAACAATTGTAGCTAATTCTAGCTAGTTGTTTACAATAATAATGTGCATATAATCATAATGCGATAgatggtcatcatcatcatcttaatCCATGAAGAAATTGTGCAGCTGTAGATAAGAAGCTACTGGTCACTGCAGTTAAGTTATAtgttttgcatttcttttgttGATCATCTTTTGTTGATCATTTAATTTTTCACAGTTGAATGATCAGTTGCGCGGTGAAGAATATTTGTGAACAATTCCCACGGTTAGAGCCGATCGTCGCAGACCTCAGCACTGTGGACAAGGTCAGCGGGGCCAGCAGGCCGTCTGCATCAGGTCCATGGTGGTCCTAAAAAAGGAGCATCTTGAGCTCAAGCAGTCGGGGTCAACATGCAAATGTTAACCCCTGAATGAAAGCAGTGGATCAATGTTCTCATGTCACTCTCTCCACTCATGAAAGTGTCAGCCGGCACACCGCAGTGTTTTCATATTtaatcacattcacacttaacAATGGGGGAGGCAGCTCTTGAGTTGTCCTCTCACACTCGTGCACTGATTTAGTGAGACAAGAGAACGATAGCGAAATGCAACTTGTGAATACAACACGATAAACCGAGTGGTACCAGCTCATGTTTGcacgtttaaaaataaataaataaataaaattaaattaaataattccTTATCCAGCACAGTCCTGGCAGATAATGTTCAGTTGCCGCCTCTCAGGCAGGCCCACCCACTGCTGCCCCTCTGTGGTCAACATGGCACCAGTTACTCCACATTGATATGCACGCTCCGGTGGTCCTTGTCCAGGGGCCCAGTTCTGGTAACAGTCAGCTGACGAACCGCTCCAAAACCAAAGGTCATAGGTGCAAGTGTAGCGCAGACCAAGCCAAATGTGGGATGATGTGGAATTCTGTGCCATCTGTGCCACCAGATCCTGAGTGCTTTGCTCAGTGATGAAGACAAGGTCCATGTAGTTCTCTTGGCAGTAACTTAAGGCTTCCATCCAAGTCATGTTTTCACAAATTAATATCAGGTTTCCTGTGAcctaaattgactcatgttttcTCGTCTTGTAACTTTGTATGGAACAGTTAATATACGAAGTTCTGTGCCACTCTTTCGTCTTCCTTCTCTCCCAAAAATTCGACCAAAGTGTATGTTTCACACTCGCTGTCTGATATTTCCAAGGGTTCAGAATTGcttgaatttttaatgaatggtTGTAAAGTGCTTCAAATACACAATCATTGATTTGACCACgtacaaaaagaaaatctgtgcGGCtgagtaaaattaaaataaaatggaacttGTGACTGATTATTAGACAGTTTCAATATGTGCATTTTTCACAAAGAGACTAATGAATCAAATCAATACAGTTTTCATGAAATGCCCACCTAAGCGAACGTGTtttgaataccccccccccccccacacacacacactttatattGTTTTAACACAGAAGTGGCACTTAACATAAAATCTGTTGAAtaacattttttcctttttttatttttcctttttgcaaAATAAAGACCCCAAAAGAGGAGGTGTATTATAAAGTGGCTAATCGGAAATAATTTTGAAGATGAAAACAACTTTCAGAATTGTTCAGATGTTCACCTTAgcgatctttttatttttttaatctctgatTTATAGTGCATTTTATAAACAATGTAACTTGATATACTTCACACACTGTTACTCACagtacaacatttaaaagcaaagtaaagaaatTAAATTACGAAAAGTGCAGGCAGTGCAAGAACAAGATTtctgaaaaacaagtttttaaaaagacttACATATACAGTGGATGGCTGAATTGTTTTCAGTGTCCCAGCCTGCATCATAGATTGAGAAACACCACCTGCAGACGCATAGAAATGTGACGTTTCTGCCATTATGATGGGTTGTTTGAAGGTTTTTGTGACGGTCAATGGCAGTGTCTCCCGTGTGCTTGTCTGAGTGGTTGCACCAAAATATAACACAACAGTGATGCAGTACagatgtgtacagtatatatagatgCAGCTCTCCCCAAAAATGTGGATATCAATGGAAGCATGATTTATTTCATGTCGTTTAATCCAAAAGTGTGAACCTAAGCTTCTACACATACACTTAGGGAATTATAAGTCTTGGGgtcttttcattttaatgttcAGAGCTGATagctgatttaaaaaagaaaaaactgctAAAATTATCAAAAGCTGGTTGTATAACCTCGATTCTACTGTGCTTGATTGGTCAGAAAATTCACCCGACATGAACCCTGTACATAATTTATGGACTACTCTATTGCCAAAAGCAGTGTAAGGTACACCAGACCAAATAAAGCAAACAAGCTGAAAGGCCGCTATCGAAGCAATCTGGACATTCAGAACACCTCAACAATGTCGCCCGGCTCCATGCCACAACTTATTGATGCAATAATTCAAGCAGAGAGATCTTCAACAGTAGATATGGAGTGAATGTACCCGTTGGCGGAGGTGTACAAACAAAGGTGCTGTGTGGCACCATAAATGTTTTGACTGACTAAACACTTCACACCAGTGAGCCTGGTTTCTATTTTCAAGGGTTTTCACTTGGCTTTGCCAACCCTTCGTGGGCCAAGGCACATGTTGACATTAATAGAACAAAGTTGCAGGACCCcaccaaataaaaatcatataGTGCATGAATATTCATGGGGTAGCATTTTGAATTTGCCAAATTGCTGATATTTTGGGGAACCTATCTTTGTGTACTAGATCCAGGCCAAATCCACGtctaagataaaaaaataatgctgtGGTTCCAGCTGGTGGCATCTTGGCACCAAAATACTATGCTGAACTAAAGGGAGGAGATTCATTTCGTCTGGCCCTACCTTTGtctaatgtaaaataaaaaggtgCTTTGCCAACATCTTGTGACATCAAGAGACATTTGAAATTTTCAATTTTCCATTCCTCACTGAATTTCACTGTCCATGGCAAGGCTAGGTCCCTTTTCCTTTGCTAAAAGAGGGTTAACCGTATAATCTATGCTAATATATTGATCTTATCTCAAATTACTTACACTTATGATGTGACAGTGGTTGATAATCATTGTTTAGACAATAAGattgtcattttaaattgcAGGCTCGAAAAATAAATGAGCGTTGTTATGTAAACCACGAGCCCCTATGATACAGTTGTACTGTATCTGTTTTCAGTTGCAATAGTCTTTCACCTATTCAGGGACATATTTTCCTGAAAGCCACAGTAGCAAGGTATTACTATAAAAAATTGTAATCAGTCATCAGTTTATTCATATGCGCTTTCTGgaatcgctttttttttccaaatcaatgTAATTAATATCACTGGGGGGTTGTTGACGCGAATGCTGTCTTCTCTTTGATGTGAAATTTGACGTTTTGCACACAGTTGAGCTCAAATTACATTGTTTGCAAACGTTCAACGACCGTGACGGGTTTGCTTTTATGGAGCTGTTTGAATTGTTCACTTTTTCTTGTTTCATTGCAAACCTTTTGTAGGTTTGTAAACATGTACACCAATACTTGTCCTGTATACAGGTCACGACAGCTGTAGCAAATAGACATGAGTCAATTTATGGCCTTGACACGAAAAGGTGTGTTCACTGGCTGCTACATTTCAGATCATGCCACTGACTATCATCTTGGTATATAGCGGACACACAGTCTTGATCATGGTAGCTTGGTTCCTGCGGTTTTGAGAAGCGGAATGACGACTCGCTCCCATCAGACCACCGCCACGTACCTCGAAAGAGGCTGACGCACATATTTTAAGATGTGGACACATTCAGGACTTCCTTGTTCTCTTCTGCTGATCCTTCACTGACCAGATCCAAAGATAAATCCCTGCTGTGTGTGCTTTTAGGCGTCCTTCCCTCAATGATTTAgtgatgacaacaaaaatgtagCCACTTTGAGTATCACTGTTCTCtgccagatttttttaaagcatgattTGTGACATTGGTTGAACAATGACTGCAATTTCAGGATTATATAATTCTAAATTCGTACTTGCCGTGCCTAACAAAGCTCCTTTCGTTTTCACACTCCCTTTCAAATCATTCTCCCTGTGAATCCATAGCTCCACATGAATGTTGACCCAATCCCTGCGGATTTCTCACCTTCCAGTTAAAGaaatttaggttttttttttaattcggccacACCCAATGCCACCTTGATACATCGCCCAGCCCCAGTCCTATCC from the Hippocampus zosterae strain Florida chromosome 5, ASM2543408v3, whole genome shotgun sequence genome contains:
- the LOC127601219 gene encoding lithostathine-2, whose protein sequence is MCVSLFRGTWRWSDGSESSFRFSKPQEPSYHDQDCVSAIYQDDSGVSQSMMQAGTLKTIQPSTVYVTGNLILICENMTWMEALSYCQENYMDLVFITEQSTQDLVAQMAQNSTSSHIWLGLRYTCTYDLWFWSGSSADCYQNWAPGQGPPERAYQCGVTGAMLTTEGQQWVGLPERRQLNIICQDCAG